CTTAAGCATGGTCGCGCAGAGCGCAGGCGTCAGGATCAACGCCACGATAACCGAAAGCACCATTGCCGAAACGATAGTGATGGAGAACTGACGATAAATAACGCCGGTTGATCCCCCAAAGAAGGCCATCGGGATAAATACCGCAGACAGAACCAGAGCAATACCTACCAGGGCGCCCTGAATCTGATCCATCGACTTACGGGTGGCTTCTTTCGGTGGGAGACCCTCTTCGGCCATCACCCTCTCGACGTTTTCCACCACCACGATGGCATCATCCACCAGCAGACCTATCGCCAGCACCATCCCGAACATCGTCAGCGTGTTTATCGAATAGCCAAACGCGTTGATGATGGCAAAAGTCCCGAGCAGCACTACCGGAACCGCAATCGTTGGGATCAGGGTGGCACGGAAGTTTTGCAGGAACAGATACATGACCAGGAACACCAGTACGATCGCCTCAATCAGGGTTTTTACCACTTCATTGATGGAGATTTTTACAAAAGGTGTAGTGTCATACGGGTAAACGGTTTCCATCCCTGACGGGAAGAACGGCTCCAGCTTAGCCAGCTCCGCTTTAACCGCTGCGGCCGTGTCCAGTGCGTTGGCACCGGTTGCCAGCTTGATACCGATACCGGAAGCAGGTTTGCCGTTGTAGCGCGCAATGATCTCGTAGTTTTCACCGCCGAGTTCAATCTTCGCCACATCTTTCAGGGTTACCCGTGAGCCGTCCGAATTAACCTTCAGCAAAATTTTGCCAAATTCATCGGTAGAAGTCAGACGCGTTTGCGCAATAATCGAGGCATTAAGCTGCTGCCCCGGTACCGGAGGGGAACCCCTAACTGACCTGCCGCAACCTGTGAGTTCTGACTGTCAATGGCGCTGATAACATCAACCGGGGTCAGTTGATAATTATTCAGCTTGTGCGGATCCATCCAGATGCGCATCGCATACTGAGCACCAAATATCTGGGTATCACCCACGCCAAGCGTACGGCTGATAGGATCTTTGATATTCGAGGCGACATAGTCTGAGATGTCATTCTGGGTCATGCTGCCGTCCTGGCTAACAAAACCGGCTACCATCAGGAAGCTGCTGGAGGATTTCTGAACCTGAATCCCCTGTTGCTGCACTTCCTGAGGCAGTAATGGCGTGGCCAGCTGCAGTTTGTTCTGCACCTGAACCTGCGCGATATCCGGGTCAGTTCCTGACTCGAAAGTCAGCGTTAACTGTAAAGTACCAGATGAATCGCTGTTCGATGACATATACATCAGGCCATCGATACCATTCATGTTTTGTTCAATAACCTGCGTGACGGAGTCCTGCAGCGTTTTCGCATCGGCACCCGGGTAGGTGGCACGAATCTGCACGGCCGGTGGCGCAACATTAGGATATTGCTCAATCGGCAGCTTTAGAATCGAAAGCACACCCGCCAGCATAATGATGATGGCGATAACCCACGCAAAAATGGGGCGATCGATAAAGAACTTAGCCATGTATCAGTGGCTCCTGTTTAAGACTTCGGTTGTTCAGACCCTGCATTTTTAGCCTGGTCCGGACTCACTTCCTGCGGAGTAACCTGCGCTCCCGCTTTAGCACGCTGAAGACCCGTGGTAATGACTTTTTCGCCCTCTTTCAGACCGCCAGTCACCAGCCATTTGTCGCCAACAGCCTGGTCTGTGGTCAGAGTGCGAACTTCTACTTTGTTATCCGCGCCCACCACCATCGCTGTTGCCTGGCCAGTTGGCGTGCGGGTTACCGCCTGCTGTGGCACTAACAGAGCGCTGGGGTTGGTTCCCTCTTCAAGACGGGCACGAACAAACATGCCGGGCAACAAAGTGTGATCCGGGTTAGGGAACACCGCACGCAGCGTGATCGAGCCGGTGGTCTCATCCACGGTGACATCAGAGAATTCTAATGTTCCGCCCTGAGCGTATTCGCTACCATTTTGTAACAGTAGTTTGACCTGAGCTTTACCATTAGCCTGTTGCAGCTTACCGGAGTTCAGCTCATCGCGCAGACGCATAAAGTCTTCGCTGGACTGAGTCACATCGACATAGATAGGATCAAGCTGTTGTACCGTAGCCAGTGCAGTAGTCTGAGCGCTCTGAACCAGCGCACCTTCCGTAACGGAAGATTTACCAATACGGCCACTGATAGGGGAGGTCACTTTGGTGTAAGCCAGATTAATGCGGGCTGTTTCGACATTGGCTTTAGAAGCCTGAACGGCAGCAGCCGTCTGGCTTTGCGTGGCCATAGCCTGATCGTAATCCTGCTGACTGATGTACTTAGTGCCCAACAGCGGCTTGTAACGTTTTACGGTTACAGCGGCAATCTGAGCATTTGCCACTGCCTGAGCTAAATCGCCTTTGGCACTGTCATACGCAGCCTGATAGGTCGCGGGATCGATCTGATACAGTGATTCCCCCGCCTTGATATCGCTGCCTTCCACGAAATTACGTTTTAAAATAATGCCCGAAACCTGGGGGCGAACTTCAGCAACGCGAAATGACGAGGTGCGACCCGGAAGATCGGTCGTGATTTTCAGTGGAGCATTTTTCAGCGTCAATACACCCACTTCGGGTGCCTGTTGTTGTCCGGCCTGTTGCTCTTCTTTATTGTCACATCCTGTCAGCGCTAAGCTTCCTGAAAGCATCAGAATGGCCGCCAGAGGCGTTAACCCTCTGTTTTTGTTCATAAATAAACCTCGAGTGTCCGATATCGATTGTTCAATGGATCACAAACCCATAAACCCATTGCTGCGTTTAAATTATGGTCGTGCTATGTTAC
This genomic window from Erwinia sp. E_sp_B01_1 contains:
- a CDS encoding efflux RND transporter periplasmic adaptor subunit — protein: MNKNRGLTPLAAILMLSGSLALTGCDNKEEQQAGQQQAPEVGVLTLKNAPLKITTDLPGRTSSFRVAEVRPQVSGIILKRNFVEGSDIKAGESLYQIDPATYQAAYDSAKGDLAQAVANAQIAAVTVKRYKPLLGTKYISQQDYDQAMATQSQTAAAVQASKANVETARINLAYTKVTSPISGRIGKSSVTEGALVQSAQTTALATVQQLDPIYVDVTQSSEDFMRLRDELNSGKLQQANGKAQVKLLLQNGSEYAQGGTLEFSDVTVDETTGSITLRAVFPNPDHTLLPGMFVRARLEEGTNPSALLVPQQAVTRTPTGQATAMVVGADNKVEVRTLTTDQAVGDKWLVTGGLKEGEKVITTGLQRAKAGAQVTPQEVSPDQAKNAGSEQPKS